In Desulfotomaculum sp., a genomic segment contains:
- a CDS encoding molybdopterin synthase sulfur carrier subunit produces the protein MSIVIRFPASMGSFTQNNKTVECEAESVSDCLQKLDNLFPGFKEKLCDAQGKPLDSFNVYVNGENIAYLQGVETKLNNGDEMAIIPAAAAG, from the coding sequence ATGAGCATCGTGATAAGATTTCCCGCATCAATGGGGAGCTTTACACAGAACAATAAAACAGTTGAATGTGAAGCTGAAAGCGTATCGGACTGTCTGCAGAAACTGGATAATCTCTTCCCAGGCTTCAAGGAAAAACTGTGCGATGCGCAGGGCAAACCACTGGACAGTTTTAACGTTTACGTCAACGGGGAAAATATTGCCTATCTTCAGGGTGTCGAAACCAAATTGAATAATGGCGATGAAATGGCAATTATTCCCGCAGCTGCGGCAGGTTAA